The DNA sequence ATCTAAAGTCTGGGGAGAAATGTCCGCGGTGCCTTATTATGATAATTGCCTATTAAAGTTGAATTTTAAGTTATCACCATATCAGGAATTATCCTTATTGGAAATGTATGGCAATGATTATATAAAAATTGAACCGGAAGAAGATATTATGAAGACTCAAACTTTCACTGAATCAAAAACAGAACGATTAATAAGTGGACTTATTTGGCAATCACTTTTCTCTAATATTGGTTATGGAAAATTAACTCTATCTTGGGTCAGGTCTCATTGGGATGCGCTCACACTTAAAGTAAATCAAGGTCGAGACGGAGATACTTTAATCGAATTATTTTCTACAGAACAAGCATTAGGCGGTAAATATGACCTTAATCTACGATGGAATAAAACTCAGGAATCACAATGTGGTCTCGGGTTTTCACAAGTACCGTTTTCACATAAAGTTTATGCCTCAAAAGAGCCAATCTACATTTATCATTATAACCTGGTTGACAGCACAATTATTGATTCAACTTATAGGGGCGAAACGCAACTGGTAAATACTAACGCCCGCGCCCAATCTTATAAGTTTAATACTTATTTTCAGCATAGAATTGCACTGGGTGATTTTGGAAATTTGACATTAGGTGCGCGTGCCGACTATTTTAGATACACCAATAAGTTTTATCTCTCACCGAGAATAGGTTTAGTCACAAAACCAATTTGGGCTGGAGTTAATCTAACTGCTGGTTATGGTTGGCATTATCAATCACCAGCATATTATATTTTATTATGGGATAGTAGTGCTAATCATAATTTAGCCAGTCAATGTTCCCAACATTATATCATTGGTCTGGAAAAACTCTTCTTTGATGATACTAAGTTATCAATTGAACTTTATCAAAAGAAGATGCAGAATCTATTAATTCCCGAACACTGGACAACACCAGACCCTTATGATGTTTCAACTAAATATCTCGATAATGGTAAAAGTGAGGCAAAAGGAATTGAGTTCTGTTTACAAAAGAAGTTTACTAATAATTACAATGGAATAATTTCTTATTCCTATTCTAATTCTCAAATCATAAATCCCCAAAACCCAGCAAAAAGAATTCCCAACGAGTTTGACTATCGAAATGTATTTAGTTTTACCGGCACTTACCAAATCGATTTTTACAAGGAAAACTGGTATCAGAACTTACCTAAATGGTTTCGTGGTACTATTGGTGGGTTTATTTTTTCTGATATTGCTAATATTGGTTTGCGCTTTCGCTATTTAGGGGGTAGACCATATACGCCAAAACAATGGATCCCAGCAACGCGCCGCTGGATTGATAATAGTGATCTGCTGAATTCGGCCCGATATCCAAGTTATCAAAGATTAGATTTTCGTTGGGACCATAAGTTTATTCATAAAAATTGGAGTCTATCTTGGTACTTAGAAATTCAAAATCTGTTCAATCATAAGAATATCTGGTTTTACTATTATAAGAATAATGAAAAAGAGGTAGAAGTTGTTGAACAATTTGGATTCTGGCCTATGGCAGGGATGATAATTGAATTTTGATTCTTACCATTAATT is a window from the candidate division WOR-3 bacterium genome containing:
- a CDS encoding TonB-dependent receptor, whose amino-acid sequence is MHRLKLYAIIFLLTGLISFVSGSASGRIAGSVFDGSTNTPLIGANVVLVGKQIGAATNEQGRFIINRVEVGTYTIEASMIGYRSQAKTNVVVEPNRTTELIFKLSPSIIEVSAVTIRPEFFPKVKDASISERSFNAEEIQVQPGGLGDIQRVVQAMPAVVSSGDQDNDIIVRGGNPNENLFLLDGIEIPYPNHFSMFNQQGGPISMLNALLIREVDFIVGAFPARFGDKASSVMDITLRNGSNTEFAGNIDVGMAGLGLILESPFPKQKGSWLASYHKSFLEIMAKSKVWGEMSAVPYYDNCLLKLNFKLSPYQELSLLEMYGNDYIKIEPEEDIMKTQTFTESKTERLISGLIWQSLFSNIGYGKLTLSWVRSHWDALTLKVNQGRDGDTLIELFSTEQALGGKYDLNLRWNKTQESQCGLGFSQVPFSHKVYASKEPIYIYHYNLVDSTIIDSTYRGETQLVNTNARAQSYKFNTYFQHRIALGDFGNLTLGARADYFRYTNKFYLSPRIGLVTKPIWAGVNLTAGYGWHYQSPAYYILLWDSSANHNLASQCSQHYIIGLEKLFFDDTKLSIELYQKKMQNLLIPEHWTTPDPYDVSTKYLDNGKSEAKGIEFCLQKKFTNNYNGIISYSYSNSQIINPQNPAKRIPNEFDYRNVFSFTGTYQIDFYKENWYQNLPKWFRGTIGGFIFSDIANIGLRFRYLGGRPYTPKQWIPATRRWIDNSDLLNSARYPSYQRLDFRWDHKFIHKNWSLSWYLEIQNLFNHKNIWFYYYKNNEKEVEVVEQFGFWPMAGMIIEF